A genomic window from Burkholderiales bacterium includes:
- a CDS encoding alpha/beta fold hydrolase, which translates to MISNILITVAVAYLAMCLLLFFFQSRFVYFPEFGRHDAATPRDAGLEYQQATISAPGENLNAWFVPAPQARGVVLFFHGNGGSIAHRLEYLPMFQQLGFSVLIFDYRGFGKSGGKPSEQGTYQDAEAAWKYLLETRHIAPSSIVLYGESLGGAVAAWLAARVKPRALIIASTLTSVPDLAAKHYYMFPVRLLTRYQYNTREYLQAVTCPVLILHSREDEIVPFVHGERLFAAAREPKQFLEIRGDHNTGLFQSRDLWMKGVGAFLDRYFSTGRRVERIESVNEDGT; encoded by the coding sequence ATGATTTCGAACATTCTGATTACCGTTGCGGTTGCCTACCTCGCAATGTGCCTGTTGTTGTTCTTTTTTCAGTCGCGGTTTGTTTACTTTCCGGAATTCGGCAGGCATGATGCCGCTACCCCGCGTGATGCCGGACTGGAATATCAGCAGGCGACAATTAGCGCACCGGGGGAAAATCTCAACGCCTGGTTTGTACCGGCACCGCAAGCACGCGGCGTGGTGCTGTTCTTTCACGGCAATGGTGGGAGCATTGCGCACCGGCTCGAATACCTGCCGATGTTTCAGCAACTGGGTTTTTCGGTCTTGATTTTTGATTACCGGGGATTTGGCAAGAGCGGCGGCAAGCCTTCGGAACAAGGTACTTACCAGGACGCCGAAGCGGCATGGAAATATCTACTGGAAACGCGGCACATCGCGCCTTCTTCAATCGTGCTTTACGGCGAATCGCTCGGAGGCGCGGTTGCCGCTTGGTTGGCGGCCCGCGTAAAGCCGCGCGCCCTGATTATTGCTTCGACTTTAACGTCTGTGCCGGACCTGGCCGCAAAACACTATTACATGTTTCCGGTGCGCCTGCTGACGCGTTATCAGTACAACACCCGGGAATATCTGCAGGCTGTGACCTGCCCGGTATTGATCCTGCACAGCCGTGAGGACGAAATCGTCCCGTTTGTGCATGGCGAGCGCTTATTTGCAGCCGCGCGCGAACCCAAACAATTTCTGGAAATTCGCGGCGATCACAACACCGGCTTGTTTCAGAGCCGCGATTTGTGGATGAAAGGCGTGGGCGCATTTCTTGACCGGTATTTCAGTACCGGGCGCCGGGTGGAACGCATCGAAAGCGTTAATGAGGACGGGACATGA
- a CDS encoding alpha/beta hydrolase yields the protein MNAMQQQLVRANGVRFNVWTAGEGPPLLLLHGYPETALMWRKIVPQLLPNYRVVCPDLRGYGDSDKPRDGYDKRTMALDMKLLMEGLGFKRYAVVGHDRGARVGHRFALDHPDAVERLCVIDIVPTHTMFRSTNKELAVSYWHWFFFQVPDLPEVLIASQPEAFLRFVFRALGIVPGAIDEPVMQEYLRAFKLPGTQRATLEDYRAAATIDYQQDEQDLGRKVTCPVLALWGERGRMHPLFDVLATWREKAQRVEGKALPSGHFIPEEAPEPLLAELLPFLQRKF from the coding sequence ATGAACGCGATGCAACAGCAGCTGGTGCGCGCCAACGGCGTGCGCTTTAACGTTTGGACGGCGGGAGAAGGGCCGCCCCTGCTGTTGCTGCACGGCTACCCGGAAACCGCATTGATGTGGCGCAAGATCGTGCCGCAGCTGTTGCCCAATTACCGCGTCGTGTGCCCCGACCTGCGCGGCTACGGCGACTCGGACAAGCCGCGCGACGGCTACGACAAACGCACCATGGCGCTCGATATGAAGTTGCTCATGGAAGGGCTGGGATTCAAGCGCTACGCGGTCGTGGGCCATGACCGCGGCGCTCGGGTGGGGCATCGCTTTGCGCTTGATCACCCGGATGCAGTGGAGAGGCTGTGCGTGATTGACATCGTGCCGACGCATACGATGTTCCGCAGCACCAACAAGGAACTGGCAGTTTCCTACTGGCACTGGTTTTTCTTCCAGGTTCCCGATTTGCCCGAAGTACTCATCGCCTCGCAGCCGGAAGCCTTTCTGCGCTTCGTTTTCCGCGCATTGGGTATTGTGCCCGGAGCCATTGATGAGCCCGTCATGCAGGAGTATCTGCGCGCGTTCAAACTGCCCGGGACGCAGCGCGCTACCCTCGAGGATTACCGCGCAGCTGCGACCATTGATTATCAACAGGACGAACAGGACCTGGGCCGCAAAGTTACTTGTCCAGTACTCGCGCTGTGGGGCGAGCGCGGGCGCATGCATCCTTTATTCGATGTCCTGGCGACGTGGCGCGAGAAAGCGCAGCGGGTGGAGGGGAAAGCGCTGCCGAGCGGGCATTTCATACCGGAAGAAGCGCCTGAGCCGTTGCTCGCTGAACTCCTGCCGTTTCTGCAACGAAAATTTTGA
- a CDS encoding alpha/beta fold hydrolase, translated as MSLTARPKEAVIVVHGLWVSSWVMRLLAYRLGRRGYAASCFSYDSTRATLSQNALLLARAAAELDANTVHLLGHSLGGVVILQMLKENAYARIGRIVLLGAPCNGSYAARAVAKIAGGRWLLGPSALAHENYSGIAGNFEIGGIAGDRGLGLGRLLIRGLPRPNDGVVTVDETRLKGMRDHIVMNLSHSGMLFSSRAAREICAFLKGGRFAHH; from the coding sequence ATGTCTTTGACCGCGCGGCCAAAGGAAGCGGTTATCGTGGTGCATGGGCTGTGGGTGAGCAGCTGGGTCATGCGCTTGCTGGCTTACCGGCTTGGACGCCGTGGGTATGCGGCGAGCTGTTTTTCGTACGACTCGACGCGCGCCACACTTTCGCAAAACGCGCTGCTTCTCGCGCGCGCGGCCGCCGAGCTGGACGCGAATACTGTGCACCTGCTCGGTCACAGCCTTGGCGGGGTGGTGATCCTGCAAATGCTGAAAGAAAATGCTTACGCGCGCATCGGGCGCATTGTGCTGTTGGGCGCGCCTTGCAACGGCAGCTACGCTGCGCGCGCGGTGGCTAAGATCGCAGGGGGGCGCTGGCTGCTCGGGCCAAGCGCATTGGCCCACGAAAATTACTCCGGCATCGCGGGAAACTTTGAGATCGGAGGCATTGCGGGAGACCGCGGACTGGGTCTGGGAAGGCTGCTGATTCGCGGATTGCCGCGCCCCAATGACGGTGTTGTCACGGTTGACGAAACGCGCTTGAAAGGAATGAGGGACCACATCGTGATGAACCTTAGCCATTCGGGCATGCTGTTCTCTTCCCGCGCCGCGCGCGAAATTTGCGCTTTCCTCAAGGGTGGCCGCTTTGCGCACCACTGA
- a CDS encoding aminopeptidase yields MRTTETRKRLFLLLLVPLLGSCVNMGYYLQSVGGQTGILEKERPIETVLSDPSTPPDLKRRLENVLRIREFASRELALPDNRSFRSYADLGRPYVLWNVFAAPEFSVKPKEWCFVFAGCVSYRGYFSESDAYRFADNLQIDGYDVYVAGVPAYSTLGWFNDPVLNTFIYDPETEVAGLIFHELAHQVLYVQDDSTFNESFAVTVQEEGVSRWLAKYGTPEQRQAHDVALQRKDDFIQLVMKYRRMLDELYRSDISDEKKRENKRQIFNEFKQGYAELKKKWGGYSGYDQWFPPVPNNAYLASLTTYTQLVPEFQKLLAKNEGNLAKFYQAVKEIAKLPEKERLAKLKEG; encoded by the coding sequence TTGCGCACCACTGAAACGCGCAAGCGTTTATTTCTTCTTCTGCTCGTGCCGCTATTGGGCAGTTGCGTCAATATGGGATACTACTTGCAGTCCGTCGGCGGGCAAACGGGGATTCTGGAGAAAGAACGGCCGATTGAAACGGTCCTGTCTGATCCAAGCACGCCACCCGATCTTAAGCGCAGGCTGGAAAATGTTTTGCGCATTCGGGAATTCGCGAGCCGCGAACTCGCACTTCCAGACAACCGCAGCTTCCGAAGTTATGCAGACCTGGGCCGGCCTTATGTGTTGTGGAACGTTTTTGCAGCGCCCGAGTTCTCGGTAAAACCGAAAGAATGGTGCTTCGTTTTTGCGGGCTGCGTCAGCTACCGCGGCTATTTCTCAGAAAGTGACGCATATCGTTTTGCCGATAATCTGCAAATCGATGGCTACGACGTTTATGTGGCGGGCGTTCCAGCATACTCCACCCTCGGCTGGTTTAATGATCCTGTACTGAATACTTTTATTTATGATCCGGAGACCGAAGTAGCGGGTCTGATTTTCCATGAGCTTGCGCACCAAGTCCTGTACGTGCAGGACGATTCCACGTTTAACGAATCATTTGCGGTCACCGTGCAGGAGGAGGGCGTATCGCGCTGGCTTGCAAAATATGGAACTCCCGAGCAACGTCAAGCGCACGATGTCGCACTACAGAGAAAGGACGATTTTATCCAGCTGGTAATGAAATACCGCAGGATGCTGGATGAGCTCTATCGCTCGGATATCAGCGACGAAAAAAAGCGGGAAAACAAGCGCCAGATTTTTAACGAATTCAAGCAGGGATACGCAGAGCTCAAGAAAAAATGGGGCGGTTATAGCGGCTATGACCAGTGGTTTCCGCCGGTGCCGAATAATGCCTACCTGGCTTCGCTCACCACCTATACCCAGCTTGTGCCCGAGTTCCAAAAGCTGCTCGCGAAAAATGAAGGAAATCTTGCAAAGTTTTACCAAGCGGTGAAGGAGATTGCGAAACTCCCTGAAAAAGAGCGGCTCGCAAAGC